The genome window ACAGCCTTAAAGGCCGCATAATTGAAGTGGGCGCTGAGCCAGTGCGAAAGCTTTTCTCTTTGTAGTTCATTCTCATGCCCACTTTCATTTACATGTAGCATCGTTAGTTTTAATTCGTCCATTTCCGGAAAGAGATAGCTGAACTGTTTGACGGCAAATGCCGAGGAACGGCTTTCATCATAGGCCAGCAGGATTTCATCAATTTCGGTAAATGTAATGGGGGCCACTATCACAGGGCATTCTGCTTTGACAATAATATCTCTTATAAAATCCGAGGGTGACTGTCCGGTTTTGTGTTCTAAACTGGTATCCTTGGCGATTACCAGCAGATCCGAGAACCTACTTTCCTGGATGAGTCCTTCGCGTGGGGAGGTTAGATCCGGGTTTATGCTGTGTCGCACGCCCCTGTCTTCACAAATTTTCGTGAATGTCTCCATGTATATGGCACGCATTTCTTCATGCTCAGCATAGCCGGGCAGGTCACTGCCAAGGATCGTCTCCACGTAAGGCACGCCAAAAACTGTTTTCAAAGCGGGCGATTCACCTGCCAGGTGCTTTTCTCCAAAAACGGCGGTAAGTCTGGATTGTGTCAGCTGCGCCAG of Dyadobacter chenhuakuii contains these proteins:
- a CDS encoding universal stress protein, with translation MKNILLAINPEKPSIPCMQFGCYLAQLTQSRLTAVFGEKHLAGESPALKTVFGVPYVETILGSDLPGYAEHEEMRAIYMETFTKICEDRGVRHSINPDLTSPREGLIQESRFSDLLVIAKDTSLEHKTGQSPSDFIRDIIVKAECPVIVAPITFTEIDEILLAYDESRSSAFAVKQFSYLFPEMDELKLTMLHVNESGHENELQREKLSHWLSAHFNYAAFKAVSGKAGPELYKYLYDKKRTLVIMGSYGRTSFSTLLSPSTADSLLENLDLPFFFAHH